Within Bacillus sp. FJAT-45350, the genomic segment ATCCAACAGTTTTATCTTCAGCTATTAATTGAAGAAAACTCTCACATTGAAGAAATTATATTGGATAGGGTGAAAGAATTCATTGAAGGTGAAACAAGTATTTTAACGAAGGAAGTAGACGTTGATAAATGGAATTCCTCACTCCAACGTATCAATAAAGTCATGAAACTTCTTGCAAATAATTAATGAAAAAAGGGTGAGTTAAGTGAACGTAGTAGTAACTGACGAAGCATACGAAACTTTGGTAACTAAGACTACAGAAGGACAAGGAATTCGAATCATCGCTAGAGATACGTATGAATGAAGTACGATGGTAGAATACCTTTTGGCTCTGGATGAGCCAGCTAAAGAAGATACAATTATTTATGAAAGAGAAATCATGTTTTTAGCCAATGAAAAGACAATATCAGAGGTTGGAGACTATATTAAAATCAGTAAAAACGTGACTGGTCTCGTACTTATCAATAGCAATCAAACATTAGCATATGGAGTAAGAGTGAAAGGTGCCAATACAAAAGAGTAGTCTTTTGTTTGGCACCTATTCCTTATAGTTATAATAGCGAAAGTTTTTAAGATCTTGGTGTTGTGAAAAAGGAGCTCACCTGCTTGACAAGTGGTGATACTTGATTGACTGTCTTTACCATTTGGTCGACAGTTTTAAACGTTTTGTCAAAATCAAACTTTCCATCTTGGGACATAAAGGCAGCCATGAACGGGTTTGGTGGATATGGCATTGGTGACATTGGCTGCATCGGTGGACTATTAGGTGGCTGCGGTGGTTGAGCAGATTGTTGAGTCTGACCCTGTGGTTGCTGTGACTGTACTGGTCTTGGCCTTGGATTTGGGTTTTGTCCCTGAGCCTGATTATTCTGCCCCTGATTTGCTTGAGGCTGTGAGGGTGGCTGAGGCGGTGGTGGTGTAGGTGGCATGTGTGTGTAATAAGGATTACTGTGATGCATTGGTCCAGCCTGGAAAGGGTACGGTTGATGGTTCATCATCGGGTAATCATATGGGTTATTGGCATAGTGAGGTGGCTGATAGTATCGTGGATGAATATTCATATTTTCTCCTCCAATCAAAACATGTTCAAGTATTTTTTCAAGATTGTGCGTCTAGTACTAGTCAGTAGGTTGTGCAAATTAAGCTACCCTTGAATTCCACAACCTACTATAAAAATTACTCAATTTCGATTGTTTTACGTTTGTTTGGGAAGCGAACTTGTAATAGCCCATTGTGATATGAGGCTTTTACGTCTTTTTCTGTTACTGGAAACGGCACAGGTACGATTTGTTCTCTTGAGTGTGATGTTTGTTGGTAGCTTCTGTAATTTTCTTTTTCGTTGTGTTCTTCAATGATCTCATTATTTAGCACAGCAATACGGACATGATTTTGATAAATATCTAGTTTAATTTGCTCCTTATTTACTCCAGGTAACTCAGCCTCAATAATATATTCATGATTTGCTTCATAGGCTCTTACAGGAAAACTTGGCGTAAATAATCCGTTATTATGGAAGTTCTTAAATGTTTGACTAAAGAAATCATCAATAGAACGTAGTAATTCACTGTATGAATTTGTTAGTTTGTTAGGTAATTGATTATTGTTTTTCTCTTTCATATGCCATTCCTCCTCAATTAATTTTTTCTATGTAATCAATATATGAAAGACCACACTTTTTCGTTAGGTGTTTTATCATATTTAACTAAAAAATTTTTGATATGTGTATAAAAAGGGCACTCACAGTACATCAAGGATTGGATTGTTCATATCTAAACTGAAAAAATAGTATAATGAATACTATCTGGCTAGGAGGGGTTTATTTGAAAATTATAGATACTCATTGTGATGCGTTATTAAAGTTATGGGAAAGTAATGGAGGCTTAAACTTTACAAACTCTAATGAAATCGATACAAATTATGAGCGTTTAAATAAAGGGAAAGTGACAGTACAATGTTTTGCTATCTTTGTCGACCCTGCCATCAAATTCGAACAAAAGTTTCAAGTAGTATTAGAGCAAATCGATTATTTTCACCGTTCGGTTTTAGCAAAACACCCAGAAATGAAGCATATTAAAAAGTGGAAAGAAATTTTTTCGTTAAAAGAAGGGGAAATCGGCGCGATATTAACCTTAGAAGGTGTAGACGCGATTGGGGATGACCTTGTTAAGCTTCGAATATTATTTGAGTTGGGTGTTATGTCTGTTGGGTTAACATGGAATTTCGCAAACCTTTGTGCAGATGGTGTAGGTGAGACTAGAGGTGCAGGTCTTACGAATTTAGGAAAACAATTGGTGAAGTTAAATAACGAATATAAAGTGTTAACGGATGTAAGTCATCTTAATGAACCAGGTTTTTGGGATGTTATGGAGCTTGCTGATTATCCGATTGCGACTCATTCAAACGCAAAAAGTCTATGTTCGCATCAAAGAAATTTAAATGATGTACAAGTGAAAGCACTCGTTGCGAAAAAGGGGTTAATTGGAATTGTCTTTCATCCTGTTTTTCTAAATGATAATGGACAAGGTACGATGACTGATATTATCAAGCATATTGATTATCTTTGTGGATTAGGAGCTAAAGAGCATATTTGTTTTGGCTCTGATTTCGATGGAATATCAGTGTATGTCCCTGAGCTTGAGCATGCTGGCAAATACCAAAATCTTATTAATGAACTATTAAAGCATTTTAAAGAGGATGATATAAAAGGATTTGCTTATCAGAACTTTTTACAATTTGTTCCTAAGTAAATTATAGTAAGAAAATGTGAGGCTAAACTATTTTCTTTTGGGCACTTTTTTAGGTATAATTGCGGAGATACGGAGGTGAGAAAAGGATGCAAATTACAAACGAAGCAAAAACATTTATTGAAACAGTAATGAAAGAACATGATACAGATACGATCCGTGTTGTTTTAGCAGGTATGGGCTGAGGAGGCCCAAAACTTGGACTGGCTCTGGATGAGGCAGCAGATACTGATAAAATCGAAACAATTAACGGAATTAAGGTCGCAATTGAGGAATCAATTGTCTCTCATGTTGCGGACATTACACTTGATTATCAAGAGGGTCCAAATGGTGGAGGCTTAGCGATTCTTGGTACGAACGATTGTTGTTAATATAAATTGTTCAAGTGCCAGTAGTTATATTACCTATAACTACTGGCACTATTTGTCTATCAGAAAGCATAAGCTGAAGGTAATTTCTTAGAATTATTTACCTTTGAGGGATATTTTCAATACTATCATCATAATTATGAAATGCTAGCAAGTAAGAAGCTAGACTGTGTTGATAGTGAGGTTATCCGTAATATGAATACCAAACAAATTGAATTTTATCAAGTAAGTGGAAGGAAAATCATTATTCATGACATTCCTATTGTATCTGATGAAGATGAACACTTTAAGCTTACTTGGAACATTGAGAAGCTAATTGATGAAATCGAACAGTCAATAACCCCCAAAGATACTTATTCATATCAAGAAGCAATTACTAGATGGAACACTATTAAAAAGTAACCAATGATAAATAAAGACAATATCCTAGTTCGGCAGTATCTTCAAAAATAGGTAGAAGATGCTGCTGTTTTTAATTATACTGAAAAGTAGTAATGAATGATGAGTTATGAGTTATGAGTTATGAGTTACGAGTTGAAAAGCAAAGAGCTTAATTGAATGATGAATTACGAGTTATGAGTTACGAGTTGAAAAACAAAACAAAAAGCATATTGCAAAACAATGTTTCTATTAATCATTTAAATTTGCAATTCGCAATTCGCAGTTTCCAATTTAAATTCATAACTCATAACTTATAATTCCAAAAATAACCAGGTGGTGTACAAGTGGGGACGTTTTCTGTAGTAATTGGGGGAATTGGTTTATTTTTGTTAGGAATGACATTAATGACCGATGGATTGAAGGCTCTCGCAGGTGATGCGTTAAAAAGATTATTGAGTAAATTTACTGGTGGAACGTTCTCGGCAATTTTTTCTGGAGCTTCGATAACTGCATTAATTCAATCATCGAGTGCAACTACCTTTATGACGATTGGGTTTGTTAGTGCAGGGTTGCTCACATTCACTCAATCTATTGGGGTCATTTTAGGAGCAAATCTAGGGAGTACAAGTACAGGTTGGATTGTTTCGATGATAGGCTTTAAGGTTAATATGGGTGTCATTGCTCTTCCACTTATCGGGATAGGTGTATTTTTAAAGTTATTTTCAAAGGGGAAATTTGCTCCACATGGAATGGCACTTGCCGGTTTCGGTTTACTATTTTTAGGGATTGATGTATTGCAACAGGGGATGGCTGATGTTGGTGATATGTTCAATCTCGCGGCGATTTCAGGAGATTCGTTTTTAAATAAAATCATATTAATTTTTATTGGGATTGCTATGACCGTCGTAATGCAATCTTCTAGTGCAGCAGTTGTTACGACATTAACAGCTCTTTATACAGGAGCAATTACATTTGACCAAGCGGCAGTTCTAGTAATTGGACAAAATGTCGGGACAACAGTAAAAGCGGCGATTGCTTCTATAGGAAGCTCAGTACCTGCTAAGCGAACAGCAGTAGCTCATATATTATTTAATTTGCTTACTGGTTTAGTAGCATTTATTGCACTACCGTTACTCGTGATGTTAGTGTTCCGTATCAGTGATTGGATGAGTATTACGGATTTATCTGTGTCTTTAGCGATTTTCCATACTGTCTTCAATGTGATCGGTATTTTATTGATTGTCCCTTTTATTGGCTTATTCTCAAAAATGGTCATGAAGATAATACCAGATAAAGGAGATTCATTAACTAAGCATTTGGACCCGAGTGTTGCTACTGTTACACCAGTCGCTATTGAAGCATCTCGTCGAACATTGAAAAAGGTAACGAATGTTGTTGTGTCAGCGATGATAGATTTACTAAAAGAAAAAAAGATGACAGCTACAGTTCAAAAGAAATTAGATTCTGCTGAAGCGGCTTTAGTAGAAACTAGACAATTCCTAAGTACAATCACTACTGATTTTGCATCTAGCACATCAAGACAGGATTATAAAAACCACGTTGCGGCAATCCATGCTATCGATCACCTAGATAGACTAATTAAGGCAACAAAAGAAACGGATTTCCTTGTTTCATTAGAGACGGACGAGAATTTAACGGGAATTAGTTCGAGAATGAAAGTGGTTTTAGCAGATGTAACGATGAAGCTGAAGGACATAGATATTGAAGAGCTTGTGCAAATTGTGGAAGAAAACTCAGCATCAATAGCTGAAGCTAGAAAGAAAGACCGTAAGAGATTATTGAAAAAGCCGGCAAAGAATCAAGTCGATGTTGATACAGCGATACAAAAAGTTCATACATTACATTGGATTGACCGTTTAGCTTATCATTTGTGGCGAGCAATCTTTCACTTACAACCATATGATGAAAAGGCAGAGTCAGATGTAGAAACAATTATACAAGACGAGACTAATCAAGAAAAAGCTAAGCAAACTGATTCATATTAATGAGAGGTTCAGGCGGTAAGAGTCATATGTCGTTTGACTTGGTCCGCACAGACCCTTCTTACAGATGCACAAAAAAATAAGAATTTGAGATTTTTACATTTTTTTTGATTTTCTAGTTATAGCCAGAGAAGTTTGTCCGTTCAAGACTGGTGTGACAACATTCAGTAAAAGAATTAATTTACGATGATTTTATAGAATTGGCTCTAAAACGAAGCGGAATTGCCTATGGAGCATGATCGAACCTCTAATCTATGTTAGTATAGACCCTAGCATATTTGAAAGGGGTTTTTCTTTTGTTTAAAAAAGTAATAATGACAATAACAGCTTCTGCTTTAGTAGTAGGCCTAGCAGCATGTGGTGGGGATGAGCAAGGTTCTGAGGCTACTGAAGGAACAGAGCTTGAAACTGAGGAAGTTGTAGAGGTTAGTGGAGAAGCAAATACAGACGCATTACCTGAGGTTATTGCGACTGTAAATGGTGAAGAGATTATGAAAACTAATTTCGAACAGCAACTAGAAGCGACAAAAATGCAGTATCAGATGCAAGGGTATGATTTTGAAGAAGCTGAAGACGGTGCTGAAATGCTAGGGATGATTCAACAACAAGTAGTAGATAACCTAATTACACAAACAGTATTACTACAAATGGTTAATGATAAAGGCTTTGAAGCAGAAGAGTCCGAAGTAGATGCTGAGCTAGAGCAAATTATGGCACAAGCTCAAATTGGGACGAAAGAAGAGTTAGAAATGGCACTTGAGCAAGACCAATTAACATTAGCAGAATTCCGTGAGCAATTAGCAGCACAAGTAAAGGTTGATAAATACTTTGCTACAATCTCGAGCGAAATTACTGTAACAGAAGAAGAAATTGAAGAAAATTATAATGCGATGAAAGAAATGTACGAAGGTGAAGAAGAAGTTCCAGAATTTGATGAATTACGTGCACAAATAGAAGATTCGTTAATTAACGAAAGAGCAAACCAAGAAATCTCACAGCTTCTTGAAGAAATTAAAGCTGAAAGTGATATCGAAATTTTAATTTAAGCTAACATGAGGTAGTGCTAAAGATATAGCCTACCTCTTTTTTTAGGTATAAAGTGATAATTTTATACTTTAAATGGTTATATAAGTAATATAATGGATAAAGGATGAAATAAAAAGTATCATAAAGAAGATTTTAGTTGTAGGTAGTGGACTAAATCATTAAACTAATAGGTAACAAGTAGTATCTATACAGATTGCATTTAATTTACATATAAATAGAAATGTAATTAGGATTAGTAATTTGAAAGGTAGTTACACTATTAGTTACTTGATGAATGGGGGAGCAACGATGTACGAAGATGATAAGTCAAAAATTCTACTAGAGAGTGGAACAAATGAATTAGAAATAGTCATGTTTAAAGTAGGGAGTGGCACGTTTGGTATTAATGTATTAAAGGTGAGGGAGATTATAAATCCATTGCCAATAACGGAAACTCCAAATGGACATCCTCATGTAGAAGGTGTAATCCGCTTAAGACAGGAAGTTATTCCAGTCGTTGATTTAGCGAAAGTGTTAAACTTTCCTCCATCAGAAATTCAAGGTCAAGATAAATTTATTATTTCGGAGTTAAATAAAATAAAAGTTGCTTTCCATGTTCATAGTGTTTCGAGAATTCACCGCATTTCATGGGAACAAATTGAAAAGCCTAGTGAATTATCTTCTGGTGAGCAAGCTCAAACGATCGGTATTGTTAAAATGGAAGACGAAATGTCTCTATTATTAGACTTCGAAAAAATTGTTGTTGATATTAGTCCTGAGTCTGGAGTGAATGTTGAGAGTCTTAAAGTATTAGGACCACGCGAACGTTCGACAAAGAATATTATTGCGGCTGAGGATTCTGCTATTTTAAGAAAACTGTTAAATGACACACTTACTGAAGCAGGTTTTGATAATGTGCGTTTCTTTGAGAATGGAAAAGAAGCATGGGATTATTTAGATACTATCGGCAATGATAGTAGCAAAGAAGCAACAAAAGAAGTAAATTTAATTATTACAGACTTAGAAATGCCAAAGATGGATGGACATCATTTAACTAGAAAAATTAAAGACCACCCGAAATTAACAAATATTCCAGTTGTCATTTTCTCTTCATTAATTACTGATGATTTATACCATAAAGGTGAGCGAGTTGGAGCTAGTGCACAAATAAGTAAGCCAGAAATTGTACAACTTGTCCAAGTAATAGATGATTTAGCTCTATAAGACAGTAAAGAAGGGTACCATTGCGATGGTATGCTTCTTTTTTTTAGAATAGACGAACTACAATAAATGTACAATGTACCACAATATATCTCAATGCATAGACTTCAGTATCACTAGGCATTGGAGGAGATTGTTATGGCAAAAAAAGTAGTTCGTGCACCTATCGTAGAAAACAGAAACCGTTTTAATATGAAACATGTAACGTCTGACACTTGTAGTAAGTGTTCAACACAGTGCAGTAGAGGAATTGCTTACATTGAAAAAATGAGTAAACCCGGTGCTGTCGGTTATGGTGTCCCATGTATACTGACAAAAGGGAAGGCATATAAATAATATAAGAGAATTACAAAAGGGGCTCAGAAGCCCTTTTGTAATTTATGAACATTTCCTTTGAGGAGGAAACGAGATGAAACGAGATCATCTAATTAAGCCTTTTCTCAATGAGGATTACCCTGTCATTGATTATGGCAATGGTGTTTTCCTATATGATAAAGAAGGAAAAGAATATTTGGACGGTTCGTCAGGTGCTGTAACTGCAAATATTGGTCACAATGTAACAGAGATTAGAGATGTCATGCACGAACAGGCAAAAAAGATTTCCTTTGTATATCGTTCTCAGTTTACGAGTGAGCCAGCAGAGGAATTAGCAAAAAAGATAAGTGAACTAACACCTAGTAATCAATTGAATTGGTCTTTTTTTGTCAATAGTGGTTCTGAAGCTACTGAAACCGCGATAAAAATTGCAGTTCAATATTGGCAAGAAAAAGGCAAACCTCAGAAATACAAAGTGTTATCTCGATGGATGAGTTATCATGGTATTACACTTGGGGCATTATCTATTTCAGGACATCTAGCACGAAGAGAACGCTTCAACCCATTACTTGACCCACTTCCGATTTTATCCCCACCTTATTGTTATCGTTGTTCATACGATAAAACATTTCCAGACTGCCAATTATTTTGTGCGAATCAATTAGAAACAGCTATTTTAGAACATGGACCAAATACGGTCGCTGCTTTTATTGCCGAGCCTATTATAGGTGCTGCAGGAGCTGCTATCGTACCACCTGAAGGCTATTATGAAAAAATTAAAGAGATCTGTGATCGCTATAGCATCTTATTTATTGCTGATGAGGTAATGACAGGATTTGGTCGAACTGGTCAAATGTTTGGAATTGAACATTGGGATGTATCACCAGATATGCTAGTCGTCGGTAAAGGGCTCAGTGGAGGGTATACACCGATTGCAGCGACGATTGTCAGTGACGCTCTTATAGAACCAATCAAACAAGGATCAGGTCTTATTATGAGTGGACATACATTTAGCGCAAATCCACAATCCTGTGCGACAGCTTTAGCTGTAATTGACTATCTACAAAAGCATCAAATCGTTCAAGGAGTTTTAGGTAAAGGTAACTATTTGCTAGGAAAGTTAAAAGAGGTAGAAAAGCGTTTTTCATTTATATGTGATA encodes:
- a CDS encoding Hsp20/alpha crystallin family protein, translating into MKEKNNNQLPNKLTNSYSELLRSIDDFFSQTFKNFHNNGLFTPSFPVRAYEANHEYIIEAELPGVNKEQIKLDIYQNHVRIAVLNNEIIEEHNEKENYRSYQQTSHSREQIVPVPFPVTEKDVKASYHNGLLQVRFPNKRKTIEIE
- a CDS encoding SurA N-terminal domain-containing protein, with translation MFKKVIMTITASALVVGLAACGGDEQGSEATEGTELETEEVVEVSGEANTDALPEVIATVNGEEIMKTNFEQQLEATKMQYQMQGYDFEEAEDGAEMLGMIQQQVVDNLITQTVLLQMVNDKGFEAEESEVDAELEQIMAQAQIGTKEELEMALEQDQLTLAEFREQLAAQVKVDKYFATISSEITVTEEEIEENYNAMKEMYEGEEEVPEFDELRAQIEDSLINERANQEISQLLEEIKAESDIEILI
- a CDS encoding chemotaxis protein, coding for MYEDDKSKILLESGTNELEIVMFKVGSGTFGINVLKVREIINPLPITETPNGHPHVEGVIRLRQEVIPVVDLAKVLNFPPSEIQGQDKFIISELNKIKVAFHVHSVSRIHRISWEQIEKPSELSSGEQAQTIGIVKMEDEMSLLLDFEKIVVDISPESGVNVESLKVLGPRERSTKNIIAAEDSAILRKLLNDTLTEAGFDNVRFFENGKEAWDYLDTIGNDSSKEATKEVNLIITDLEMPKMDGHHLTRKIKDHPKLTNIPVVIFSSLITDDLYHKGERVGASAQISKPEIVQLVQVIDDLAL
- a CDS encoding dipeptidase encodes the protein MKIIDTHCDALLKLWESNGGLNFTNSNEIDTNYERLNKGKVTVQCFAIFVDPAIKFEQKFQVVLEQIDYFHRSVLAKHPEMKHIKKWKEIFSLKEGEIGAILTLEGVDAIGDDLVKLRILFELGVMSVGLTWNFANLCADGVGETRGAGLTNLGKQLVKLNNEYKVLTDVSHLNEPGFWDVMELADYPIATHSNAKSLCSHQRNLNDVQVKALVAKKGLIGIVFHPVFLNDNGQGTMTDIIKHIDYLCGLGAKEHICFGSDFDGISVYVPELEHAGKYQNLINELLKHFKEDDIKGFAYQNFLQFVPK
- a CDS encoding DUF2535 family protein: MNTKQIEFYQVSGRKIIIHDIPIVSDEDEHFKLTWNIEKLIDEIEQSITPKDTYSYQEAITRWNTIKK
- a CDS encoding YppG family protein, which produces MNIHPRYYQPPHYANNPYDYPMMNHQPYPFQAGPMHHSNPYYTHMPPTPPPPQPPSQPQANQGQNNQAQGQNPNPRPRPVQSQQPQGQTQQSAQPPQPPNSPPMQPMSPMPYPPNPFMAAFMSQDGKFDFDKTFKTVDQMVKTVNQVSPLVKQVSSFFTTPRS
- a CDS encoding HesB-like (seleno)protein; the protein is MQITNEAKTFIETVMKEHDTDTIRVVLAGMGUGGPKLGLALDEAADTDKIETINGIKVAIEESIVSHVADITLDYQEGPNGGGLAILGTNDCC
- a CDS encoding aspartate aminotransferase family protein, which codes for MKRDHLIKPFLNEDYPVIDYGNGVFLYDKEGKEYLDGSSGAVTANIGHNVTEIRDVMHEQAKKISFVYRSQFTSEPAEELAKKISELTPSNQLNWSFFVNSGSEATETAIKIAVQYWQEKGKPQKYKVLSRWMSYHGITLGALSISGHLARRERFNPLLDPLPILSPPYCYRCSYDKTFPDCQLFCANQLETAILEHGPNTVAAFIAEPIIGAAGAAIVPPEGYYEKIKEICDRYSILFIADEVMTGFGRTGQMFGIEHWDVSPDMLVVGKGLSGGYTPIAATIVSDALIEPIKQGSGLIMSGHTFSANPQSCATALAVIDYLQKHQIVQGVLGKGNYLLGKLKEVEKRFSFICDTRGKGLLLGIEFETEKHDPSFTKKMIEKTMVEGLLVYPASAGKLGLNGHAIIIAPPLTITLEEIDELVNRFTNACLKLEGEITS
- a CDS encoding Na/Pi cotransporter family protein, with the translated sequence MGTFSVVIGGIGLFLLGMTLMTDGLKALAGDALKRLLSKFTGGTFSAIFSGASITALIQSSSATTFMTIGFVSAGLLTFTQSIGVILGANLGSTSTGWIVSMIGFKVNMGVIALPLIGIGVFLKLFSKGKFAPHGMALAGFGLLFLGIDVLQQGMADVGDMFNLAAISGDSFLNKIILIFIGIAMTVVMQSSSAAVVTTLTALYTGAITFDQAAVLVIGQNVGTTVKAAIASIGSSVPAKRTAVAHILFNLLTGLVAFIALPLLVMLVFRISDWMSITDLSVSLAIFHTVFNVIGILLIVPFIGLFSKMVMKIIPDKGDSLTKHLDPSVATVTPVAIEASRRTLKKVTNVVVSAMIDLLKEKKMTATVQKKLDSAEAALVETRQFLSTITTDFASSTSRQDYKNHVAAIHAIDHLDRLIKATKETDFLVSLETDENLTGISSRMKVVLADVTMKLKDIDIEELVQIVEENSASIAEARKKDRKRLLKKPAKNQVDVDTAIQKVHTLHWIDRLAYHLWRAIFHLQPYDEKAESDVETIIQDETNQEKAKQTDSY